In Geotalea uraniireducens, the genomic window ATGCTTTCCTGCAACTCCAATCCCTGTGGCAGCCGAATTGCCCATGTCGACGGTATGCGGATGTACTGACCAAAACCACCGGCTGTGTCCATGCCCAGGTCGTGGCCGGTGACGATTACCCGCTCCCCGGGAACGAACGCCCCGTCAGCACAGGTGACTACCTCGCCCGCCGCATCAATCCCGGGGGTGTGGGGGTAATTCCGAGTTACCCCCGGTCGGCCGGTGGCCGAAAGCGCGTCTTTGTAATTGAGGGATGAGTAATGGACCTTGATGAGCAGTTCGCCCGGGGGGAGATCGTCGATGGTCCGATTGCCGATCCTCCTGCTAAAGACCTTGGGAGCTGTTTCCTCGACGATCAAGGCGCGAAACGATTGAGCGGTCATCTGCTGATCCTCCTTGTTGCGGGTGTTCTTGCCCCAATGAGGAGAGTATAGCATGACTGCATCTAAATAATAGACCGGTCGACTAAAATTGTTTCAACGCCTGCGAATAGTTTAACAACAACGGGGGAGGACGCATTCCCGTCCTCCCCCGTTGTTGTGCCGCTCCGTTGCGGGAGGTATTAATGGGTGACTGATTCGTGAGGAGATTCCTTTTTTAATCCCTTGGCAAATCCCAATACCATGAATACTGCCGGCATCAGCTGGGCAACAACGATCAGCGCACAGAAGCCGAGGAAAATCCAGACGAAGATGCCGCTGTTGTCTTCCCGTGCACCTGAAGCTGCCAATGCGGCTGACGCGGACCCGAGCAGAAGGGCGATTGAGCTGATTGCGAGAGCTGAACGTTTCATGACATCCTCCTTTGAGTCTATTGGCCGCGAAACTGCCATGTCGTGACTACTCAGTGAGCTGCCTGACTATCCATGGTACGATCGAAAGCGCATCGTACTGCCTGGAGAATCTCTTCCGCATCCTCGGGACGAGCCGGTTTGAGCGCATGGTAAAAGATGCCGGCGCTCCGGACCTTTCGCATTAGTGGCAGGGGCAATTCGTCAGAAACGAGGATGATGGAGAGTTTTCGATTGCATTTTTTTAGAATGGAAATCAGATCGAACGGGGGCAACTCGTCAAATTTGCTCCCGAGCAGGATTACCTGGCTGACTTTCTGCAAAATGCTACCGATCATCTTGCCTAGGGAGTCGGCTACCGTCACTGAGTACCCTTCACTGCTGAACAGTTCGGCCATCCGTTGCCGGGTATCAGGATCTTTCTCTGCAATTAGGAGCTCTTTCATGGCCATTTCCCCCCTCTCAACCAACGGGAGCAGGTTCCGCTTCCGCCGTACAGCGCGTCTAGTGGGTGGTTTCGTCGGACTTGGCGGAAAACAGTCCTTTGATCATCGAGGCGAACAGGGTGAGTCCCGGGAGTAACTGGAAGGCGATAATCAGTGCGCCGAGGCCGAGAAACAAATACACCAGGATGCCGTTCGCTTCGCTTTCCGCGCCGCTGGCGGCGAAGGCTGAAGAAGTGAGTGCAATCATGGTTACGATGGTTTTCAGTGCGGTTTTCATGGCATCCTCCTGCTGTTGCTGTCGTCACTTACCACGTTCTTGGCTTCTTAAACTGCAGGGGGTGTGCCATTGTTAAAGATATTTAGCTAAAATTAGTTAACGTGTTGATTGGGTTCAATTAATTTGCTGTAATGGATTGGCGCGGATTGAAAATGCGGGGTTAACCGTATAAAAGGTTTGTACAAATTGCCGGGAGAGGTGAAAGGAAAGAAGGGGCGCAATATCTCAATGTGCCGAATTTACAACGAAATTAGGTTTGGGGGAGGGTGTATAGAAAAGTAGGCGGAACTTTGTATGATTTAAAAAATTTTTCCGGGATGGGTGATGGCGATGGTGGCAAAATAGAGGCGTGGTAGACAGTATGAAAAAAGGCCGTCCCGAGATAGGACAGCCTTGGTTACAAAATTGGCGGGCGGCAGGGGATTCGAACCCCCGACCCCAGGCTTCGGAGGCCTGTACTCTATCCAGCTGAGCTAACCGCCCGCGAATTTCTAGCTATACACTATTATGGATATTATCTCAAGCGTAAAGTTGTTGCAATCGCCTGGATAACGATGATGGCAGCTACTGTTAATTTAGCCTCGATTTTGCTACACTGGCAAAAAAACGGTGCGAGTTCCCATGCGAAAATATCTGCTTCTGCTGTTGATGGTTCTTGCCTTTGCGGTACCTAGCCGTGCACTGGCTGCCAACTACCGGATCGAAAAAATTGAAGAGGGTGTGTATGCCGCGATTGCCCTGCCGGAAGGGAAGGCGGCCAGCAATGCCTTGATCATCGTTACCCCGTACCAGGTGATTCTGGCTGGTGCCCACTTTGTCAAAGAGGGCATTGCGGAGCTCGTCGCCGACATTGCCGACATTACGCCGATCCCTCTTCGCTACGTCATCCTCACCCATCATCATCCTGGATACAATTATGTCGATTTCGACTTTCCCGCCAACGTGGAGGTGATCACTTCCTGGCAAACGTGGCGGGCGCTCAAGGGAGAGACCCGCGAGTTAAAAAATCATGTCTCTTTTTTCGACAAGGGGCTGACCCTGATCCGTGGTGATAAGGTCATCGTCCTGACCAACACGGAGTACGGTCATAGTGAAGGCGATGTTTTTGTCTTCCTGCCGAACGAGGGGGTCATGTTCGCTTCGGATCTGTTTTTCAATGATGTGGTGGGATATATGGGCGAGGGGCATTTGCGGGACTGGATCATCAATGTGGAGACGATGGAGGCGGTCGGTGCAAAGTACGTGGTGCCGGGGCTTGGTGAAGTGTCCGACCGGTCGGGTTTGCGGCGGTTCCGCACGTTCCTCAAGGATTTCTCGACAGAGGTGCTCCGCAATATCGAGGCCGGCAAGAGCCTTGAAGAAACGAAAAAACACTTCAGTCTGCCCCGCTATGAAAACCTCCCCGGTTATAAGGCATTTTTCAACGTGAATGTGGAGCGGGCCTACCGGCAGCTGAAGGATGAATAACCGCAAAAAATGTCGGGATTACCTGGTGACCGAACCGTAGAGGGGGACGGTTACTTCCGATTTGCCCGGGCTGTCGGTGGCAATGACGATGAACCCGCTCAGGAAGCGATCGCCTTCTTTCGGTCGGACGATCACATTGACCCGCGCGCTTTCATTTGGCTTCAGGAATTGTTTGGAAAGAGTGATTTTCACTTGAGGGAGGGGACTGGTGACCGAGATGAGTCGAACAGTCCTCTCCCCCTTGTTTTCCAAGGTGAGAGCGAGTTCTTTGTCGGCTCCCGCTTTGAGTTGCCCGAGGTTGAGCTGTCGGGGGGCGATGACGAGTTGTTCCTTGACGATCCCCTTGAGCGTTAAGGTATAGGCTGGGGTTCTGGGATCGTTGCTGTCGATGGTGATCGTCTTGGCGATTGTCCCGCCGAAATTGGCCGAGTCGAAAGCGGTTCTGAGTTCAGCACTTCTTCCTGGGGCGATGGTTTTGGTCGACATATTGGCCACCGTACAGCCACATGAGGTCTTGGTTCTGGTTACCGTGAGGGGAGTGTCGCCCCTGTTTTTCAGGATGAAAACGTGCTCAACTCTTTTCCCCTGGATGATCGTGCCGAAATCGTAAACCGGCTGGTCTACCGACAGTTCCGGGGCAGCAAAGGCGGTTCCGGAAACGACCAGTAGCGCAACGACGGAAAATGTCAGGCAAATGCGACGGTACATGATGGCTATTCCTCCCTTCGGCGAGACATTGGCGCCTGTATTTCTATATCACAATGCCAGTGCTGAAACCATAATGAATTGACACTATGTCCCTTCTTCTGCTATAGAAAATGTGCCTAAGCGTCAGCTACCACGATGTTTTTTTCGCTTGCCGTAAACTCCGACTGGTGGAGAAGAGAATGATAATCCAATGCGCGCAATGCAGCAGCAAGTTCAGACTCGACGATGCCAAAGTCACCGAGGCCGGGATCAAGGTTCGGTGCTCGAAATGCAAGCATATCTTTGTCGTAAAAAAGGAAACCCCGGCGGAAGAGCCTGATCTTGACCTGCTGCTCCAAGGGTTGCAGCCTTCTGGCGGTGGAGCGGGGACGGTGGGGCACGAGCCTGGCGCATTATTGCCCGGTCCGGCCGAGGAGTCGGCACCATCTTTCTCGGCGGTGGACGAAGAAGGAAACCACGAAGAAGAACAGCACGAAGAAGGCCCGTTCACCGAAGAATCCGCTGCCGCCGAAGTGCCGGCCGAACCGTTTTCGCTGTCTGCGGGGCAGGACTTTCCCTTTGCCGCCCCCGAAGAGAGCTCCTTTTCTGCTGTTGAAGAGCCGGTTGGTAGTGATCGGGAAATTTCCGCCGCTGACGAGTTCGATTTCGGCTCCGTTGCTGCGGATGAATCTCCTGCTGACGGAGAACCGTTTCCCCAGGCAGCTGAAGCGTCTGCCGAGCCTGCCAAACAGCCAATGCCGGATGCTGGGGCCGAAGAGTTTTCTTTTGGTGATGTCACACCGGAAGCGTTTGCTGCCGTTACCGATACTGCCCCGGCTGAAAACCGGCCGACGCCGGATTTGACGTTCGAGTTTGAAGCCGAAGAAACATCCGAAGAGGTGCCGTCGCTGGTGTCGAATGCGGTAGAGGACGAGCCGCTCGACTTTGGGGATATCGATTTCGGTATTGACGAGGGCGAGGCATCGCAGTCTGGCGCCAAGGAAGAGGGGCCAGCGGAGACGGGGCCGGAGAGTGCCGCTGCTGTGCCGCCGCCGGCAGAAGTCCCGGCCGGGAAAGACGACGAAGTTCCTCCCGTCGCCGTGCCGTTTGGCGACGACGAGCTCCCACCGCTCACGATCAGCTCGCGGCGCAAGGGACAGTCACTGGTGCCGGCCGTGGTCATTTCCGTTTCCGTGCTGATCATCGTGCTATTAGCCGGTGCCGGGTTCTATTTCGTCAAGGAAGGGCCTGAAGCGCTGAACAAGCTCGGCATCGGTTTCGTCGGTGGCTGGCTCGGGATGGACAACAAGGAGGAGGGGCAGATCGGTCTTGAGAAGGTGCGCGGTTGTTATTTCACGAATACCGAAGCGGGCGAGGTCTTTGTCATCAGGGGTGAGGCGATCAACAATTTCCGCAAGGCACGGGCATCGATCCAGGTGAAAGGGGCACTGCTCGGGGCCAACGCCCAGATTCTTGCCCAGAAGGTTGCTTTTTGCGGCAACAATCTGACCGATGAGCAGATCAAGAGCCTGCCGATGGTAAAGATCGATGCCGCCATGAATAACCAGTTCGGTGATTCGCTGGCCAATCTCGGCGTCCAGCCGGGCAAGCGGATACCGTTTGTGATCGTGCTGGCGAACATCCCGAAGGAGGCGGTGGATTACAGCGTGGAGGTGGTTGGCTCGACAGTGGCCAGCCAGTAATTCGGCAGCCGACGTTGGGTGCAGGAAATGAGAAAGGGACCGGAAGTCGGTCCCTTTTTTGTTTGGATAATGGCTGTTGCCGGCAAAAAAAGAGCGCCGGGTTTCCCCGGCGCCGGTACTTCATTCACGGTAAACCTGCTGCCAACTAGGCGTGGATTGCGCTTACGGGACAGGTGTCCACGCAGGCACCGCAGTCGATGCAGGTATCGGCGTCGATAACCCGTTTGGCGCCCTGCTCGCTGATAGCGTTCACGGGGCAGGAGTCTTCACAGGCGCCGCAGTTGGTGCAATCATCGGTAATAGTGTGAGCCACGGTTCTACCTCCTTGTAATGATTAGTCGTTAGACTATTTTTTTCGTAAACATATCACATGGATTTTTTAAAGTCTAGCAGAAAGGTGGCGCGGCGATTAACCCCCGGGTGGAAAAATGCTTGAATTCGCCTACCCTGTATTGTATATATAAAAAACAGTTTTATTTTCTTTTGTGTCTCGCGGTGTTGCTTA contains:
- a CDS encoding response regulator; this translates as MKELLIAEKDPDTRQRMAELFSSEGYSVTVADSLGKMIGSILQKVSQVILLGSKFDELPPFDLISILKKCNRKLSIILVSDELPLPLMRKVRSAGIFYHALKPARPEDAEEILQAVRCAFDRTMDSQAAH
- a CDS encoding MBL fold metallo-hydrolase — encoded protein: MRKYLLLLLMVLAFAVPSRALAANYRIEKIEEGVYAAIALPEGKAASNALIIVTPYQVILAGAHFVKEGIAELVADIADITPIPLRYVILTHHHPGYNYVDFDFPANVEVITSWQTWRALKGETRELKNHVSFFDKGLTLIRGDKVIVLTNTEYGHSEGDVFVFLPNEGVMFASDLFFNDVVGYMGEGHLRDWIINVETMEAVGAKYVVPGLGEVSDRSGLRRFRTFLKDFSTEVLRNIEAGKSLEETKKHFSLPRYENLPGYKAFFNVNVERAYRQLKDE
- a CDS encoding DUF1573 domain-containing protein; translation: MYRRICLTFSVVALLVVSGTAFAAPELSVDQPVYDFGTIIQGKRVEHVFILKNRGDTPLTVTRTKTSCGCTVANMSTKTIAPGRSAELRTAFDSANFGGTIAKTITIDSNDPRTPAYTLTLKGIVKEQLVIAPRQLNLGQLKAGADKELALTLENKGERTVRLISVTSPLPQVKITLSKQFLKPNESARVNVIVRPKEGDRFLSGFIVIATDSPGKSEVTVPLYGSVTR
- a CDS encoding DUF3426 domain-containing protein encodes the protein MIIQCAQCSSKFRLDDAKVTEAGIKVRCSKCKHIFVVKKETPAEEPDLDLLLQGLQPSGGGAGTVGHEPGALLPGPAEESAPSFSAVDEEGNHEEEQHEEGPFTEESAAAEVPAEPFSLSAGQDFPFAAPEESSFSAVEEPVGSDREISAADEFDFGSVAADESPADGEPFPQAAEASAEPAKQPMPDAGAEEFSFGDVTPEAFAAVTDTAPAENRPTPDLTFEFEAEETSEEVPSLVSNAVEDEPLDFGDIDFGIDEGEASQSGAKEEGPAETGPESAAAVPPPAEVPAGKDDEVPPVAVPFGDDELPPLTISSRRKGQSLVPAVVISVSVLIIVLLAGAGFYFVKEGPEALNKLGIGFVGGWLGMDNKEEGQIGLEKVRGCYFTNTEAGEVFVIRGEAINNFRKARASIQVKGALLGANAQILAQKVAFCGNNLTDEQIKSLPMVKIDAAMNNQFGDSLANLGVQPGKRIPFVIVLANIPKEAVDYSVEVVGSTVASQ
- a CDS encoding DUF362 domain-containing protein — protein: MAHTITDDCTNCGACEDSCPVNAISEQGAKRVIDADTCIDCGACVDTCPVSAIHA